The proteins below come from a single Stutzerimonas stutzeri RCH2 genomic window:
- the nosR gene encoding transcriptional regulator NosR: protein MVSRGHSSLAGTARAWISSLLIFLSLAVCSVAVQAVEYEVEQQRIEQFFPGASISEPEGDYQVRTLRKGDEILGYAFQSINVTKIPAYSGKPINMQVLLDPQGVIRDAYVLEHHEPILLIGIPEQKLHDFNAKYEGIKADQRVVVGRSSDSNAVTIDAVTGATVTVMVVNEVVMRAAHEVAVSLGLIEAGNTARPKIALVREDVYQPADWTELTGNGAIRRLHLTRGQIDEAFKGTEAEGIDEASPETADETFIDLYVTELNPPTIGRNLLGDNQYRFLMEELKPGEHAIAVLGSGEYSFKGSGYVRGGIFDRVQLRQFGDIISFRDLDFQRLNDIYIDGAPRFSEMAIFIVREAARFDPGSPWVLELLVRRQIGPVSGMFTSFELPYQMLDEYIERPQPTAEELAAIEEANRPMWVNIWYQKTFQIGVILAALGLLTVILFLQDKFTQKPQFLHWLRRGYLVFTVVFIGWYALGQLSVVNVLTFVHALFQDFRWELFLSDPVIFIIWTFTAATILLWGRGVFCGWLCPFGALQELINEAARKLKIPQYELPFAVHERLWAIKYIILLVLFGISLESMMMAEKAAEVEPFKTAITLKFDRQWWFVTYAVFLLVINIFTRKVYCRYVCPLGAALAIPTKLRLFDWLKRRKECGDPCQLCAKECEIQAIHPDGRINANECHYCLDCQMTYHNENKCPPLVNKNKRNKRGKKAPASAELIPVVQVVEP, encoded by the coding sequence ATGGTTTCCCGTGGACATTCGTCGCTGGCCGGTACCGCACGTGCCTGGATCAGTAGCTTGCTCATTTTCCTGAGCCTGGCAGTTTGCTCAGTTGCGGTGCAGGCCGTTGAGTACGAAGTCGAGCAGCAGCGCATCGAGCAGTTCTTCCCCGGTGCGAGCATTTCCGAGCCCGAGGGCGACTATCAGGTTCGAACGCTGCGCAAGGGCGACGAGATCCTCGGCTACGCCTTCCAGAGCATCAATGTCACCAAGATTCCGGCCTATTCCGGCAAGCCGATCAACATGCAGGTGCTGCTCGATCCGCAGGGCGTGATCCGCGACGCCTATGTGCTGGAACACCACGAACCGATCCTGCTGATCGGTATTCCCGAGCAGAAGCTGCACGATTTCAATGCCAAGTACGAGGGCATCAAGGCTGACCAGCGCGTCGTGGTCGGCCGCTCCAGCGACAGCAATGCGGTGACCATCGATGCGGTAACCGGCGCCACCGTGACGGTGATGGTGGTCAACGAGGTGGTGATGCGCGCCGCCCATGAGGTGGCCGTATCGCTGGGGCTGATCGAGGCGGGCAACACGGCGCGGCCGAAAATCGCCCTGGTGCGCGAAGACGTTTACCAGCCGGCCGACTGGACCGAGCTGACCGGCAATGGCGCGATTCGCCGACTGCACCTGACGCGCGGGCAGATCGACGAAGCCTTCAAGGGGACCGAAGCCGAAGGTATCGACGAAGCTTCCCCGGAAACTGCCGACGAAACCTTTATCGATCTCTATGTGACAGAACTGAATCCGCCGACCATCGGCCGCAACCTGCTGGGCGACAACCAGTACCGCTTCCTGATGGAAGAACTCAAGCCGGGCGAGCACGCCATCGCCGTGCTGGGCAGCGGTGAGTATTCGTTCAAGGGCTCGGGCTACGTGCGCGGCGGCATCTTCGATCGGGTTCAGCTGCGCCAGTTCGGCGACATCATCAGTTTCCGCGATCTCGACTTCCAGCGACTCAACGATATCTACATCGACGGTGCACCGCGTTTCAGCGAGATGGCGATCTTCATCGTCCGCGAGGCGGCGCGTTTCGATCCGGGCTCGCCCTGGGTGCTGGAGCTGCTGGTGCGCCGGCAGATCGGGCCGGTCAGCGGCATGTTCACCAGCTTCGAGCTGCCCTACCAGATGCTCGACGAATACATCGAGCGGCCGCAGCCCACCGCCGAGGAGCTGGCTGCAATCGAGGAAGCCAACCGGCCGATGTGGGTCAACATCTGGTACCAGAAGACCTTCCAGATCGGCGTCATCCTCGCGGCGCTGGGCCTGCTGACGGTCATCCTGTTCCTGCAGGACAAGTTCACCCAGAAGCCGCAGTTCCTGCACTGGCTGCGCCGCGGCTACCTCGTGTTCACCGTGGTGTTCATCGGCTGGTATGCGCTCGGGCAGCTGTCGGTCGTCAACGTGCTGACCTTCGTCCATGCGCTGTTCCAGGATTTCCGCTGGGAGCTGTTTCTCTCCGATCCGGTGATCTTCATCATCTGGACCTTCACCGCTGCCACCATCCTGCTCTGGGGTCGTGGCGTGTTCTGCGGCTGGCTGTGCCCGTTCGGCGCGCTGCAGGAGCTGATCAACGAGGCCGCGCGCAAGCTGAAGATTCCGCAGTACGAGCTGCCCTTCGCGGTGCACGAACGGCTCTGGGCGATCAAGTACATCATCCTGCTGGTGCTGTTCGGCATCTCCCTCGAGTCGATGATGATGGCCGAGAAGGCCGCCGAGGTTGAGCCGTTCAAGACCGCCATCACCCTCAAGTTCGACCGTCAGTGGTGGTTCGTCACCTACGCGGTGTTCCTGCTGGTCATCAACATCTTCACCCGCAAGGTGTACTGCCGCTACGTCTGCCCGCTGGGCGCGGCGCTGGCGATTCCGACCAAGCTGCGTCTGTTCGACTGGCTCAAGCGCCGCAAGGAGTGTGGCGACCCATGCCAGCTCTGCGCCAAGGAGTGCGAGATCCAGGCGATCCATCCGGACGGCCGCATCAATGCCAACGAGTGCCACTACTGTCTCGACTGCCAGATGACCTATCACAACGAGAACAAGTGCCCGCCGCTGGTGAACAAGAACAAGCGCAACAAGCGCGGCAAGAAAGCGCCGGCCTCCGCCGAGCTGATTCCCGTGGTGCAAGTGGTGGAACCCTGA
- the nosZ gene encoding TAT-dependent nitrous-oxide reductase: MSDKSKNNPEVLEKGGMSRRGFLGASAVTGAAVAATAFGGAVMSRESWAAAVKNAQQNIHVAPGELDDYYGFWSGGHQGEVRVMGIPSMRELMRIPVFNVDSATGWGLTNESRAIMGDSAKFLNGDCHHPHISMTDGKYDGKYLFINDKANTRVARIRLDIMKCDKMLTVPNCQAIHGLRLQKVPYTKYVFANAEFVIPHPNDGKVFDLQDENSYTMYNAIDAETMEMAFQIIVDGNLDNTDMDYTGRFTAATCYNSEKAYDLGGMMRNERDWVVVFDIEAAEKAVKAGKFTTLGDSKVPVLDGRKKGDKDSEFTRYIPVPKNPHGCNTSSDGKYFIANGKLSPTVSMIEIAKLPDLFAGKLKDPRDTIAAEVELGLGPLHTTFDGRGNAYTTLFIDSQVVKWNMADAVRAYNGEKVNYIKQKLDVHYQPGHIHASLCETSEADGKWLVALCKFGKDRFLPTGPLHPENDQLIDISGDEMKLVHDGPTYAEPHDCIMARRDQIKTKKIWDRNDPFFAPTLERAKKDGINLDADNKVIRDGNKVRVYMTSMAPAFGVQEFTVKQGDEVTVTITNIDQIEDVSHGFVMVNHGVSMEISPQQTSSITFVADKPGLHWYYCSWFCHALHMEMVGRMLVEPA; encoded by the coding sequence ATGAGTGACAAGAGCAAGAACAATCCCGAGGTACTGGAGAAGGGCGGCATGAGCCGTCGCGGTTTCCTCGGTGCCAGCGCGGTAACTGGCGCGGCCGTCGCGGCCACTGCCTTCGGTGGCGCGGTAATGAGCCGCGAGTCCTGGGCTGCAGCGGTAAAGAATGCGCAGCAGAACATCCACGTCGCCCCGGGCGAGCTGGATGACTACTACGGCTTCTGGAGCGGCGGCCACCAGGGCGAAGTCCGCGTGATGGGCATCCCGTCGATGCGCGAACTGATGCGCATCCCGGTGTTCAACGTCGACTCGGCGACCGGCTGGGGCCTGACCAACGAAAGCCGCGCGATCATGGGCGACAGTGCCAAGTTCCTCAACGGCGACTGCCACCACCCGCACATCTCGATGACCGACGGCAAGTACGACGGCAAGTACCTGTTCATCAACGACAAGGCCAACACCCGCGTCGCACGTATCCGCCTGGATATCATGAAGTGCGACAAGATGCTGACCGTGCCCAACTGCCAGGCGATCCACGGTCTGCGTCTGCAGAAGGTGCCCTATACCAAGTACGTGTTCGCCAACGCCGAATTCGTCATCCCGCACCCGAACGACGGCAAGGTCTTCGATCTGCAGGATGAGAACAGCTACACCATGTACAACGCCATCGATGCCGAAACGATGGAGATGGCCTTCCAGATCATCGTCGATGGCAACCTCGACAACACCGACATGGACTACACCGGCCGCTTCACCGCAGCCACCTGCTACAACTCGGAGAAGGCCTACGACCTCGGCGGCATGATGCGCAACGAGCGCGACTGGGTCGTGGTGTTCGACATCGAGGCGGCGGAGAAAGCGGTCAAGGCCGGCAAGTTCACCACCCTCGGCGACTCCAAGGTGCCGGTGCTCGATGGTCGCAAAAAGGGCGACAAGGACAGCGAGTTCACCCGCTACATCCCGGTGCCGAAGAACCCGCACGGCTGCAACACCTCGTCCGATGGCAAGTACTTCATCGCCAACGGCAAGCTCTCGCCGACCGTGTCGATGATCGAGATCGCCAAGCTGCCCGATCTGTTCGCCGGCAAGCTGAAGGACCCGCGCGACACCATCGCCGCCGAAGTGGAACTGGGCCTCGGCCCGCTGCACACCACCTTCGACGGTCGCGGCAACGCCTACACCACGCTGTTCATCGACAGCCAGGTGGTCAAGTGGAACATGGCCGACGCGGTACGCGCCTACAACGGCGAGAAGGTCAACTACATCAAGCAGAAGCTGGACGTGCACTATCAGCCGGGCCACATCCATGCCTCGCTGTGCGAAACCAGCGAGGCCGATGGCAAATGGCTGGTGGCGCTGTGCAAGTTCGGCAAGGACCGCTTCCTGCCGACCGGCCCGCTGCATCCGGAGAACGATCAGCTGATCGACATTTCCGGCGACGAGATGAAGCTGGTGCATGACGGCCCGACCTATGCCGAGCCGCACGACTGCATCATGGCCCGCCGCGACCAGATCAAGACCAAGAAGATCTGGGACCGCAACGACCCGTTCTTCGCGCCGACGCTGGAACGCGCGAAGAAGGACGGCATCAACCTGGACGCCGACAACAAGGTCATCCGTGACGGCAACAAGGTGCGCGTGTACATGACCTCCATGGCGCCGGCGTTCGGTGTGCAGGAGTTCACCGTCAAGCAGGGCGACGAAGTCACCGTGACCATCACCAACATCGACCAGATCGAAGACGTGTCCCACGGCTTCGTCATGGTCAACCACGGTGTGAGCATGGAGATCAGCCCGCAGCAGACCTCTTCCATCACCTTCGTGGCTGACAAGCCTGGCCTGCACTGGTACTACTGCAGCTGGTTCTGCCATGCCCTGCACATGGAAATGGTCGGCCGCATGCTGGTCGAGCCTGCGTAA
- a CDS encoding nitrous oxide reductase family maturation protein NosD, protein MFKAQAIFSRYSAAVSLLLLFSGVAQAAPQPITTLPLQPDGENRWRLPAGEYQGQFTIEQPMQLRCEPGAIIQSQRQGSSLLISAPDVLVDGCTLREWGADLTAMDSAVFILPAAERAQISNNRMRGPGFGVFVDGTSDVQVLGNQIDGDASVRSQDRGNGIHLFAVKGARIVGNQVRDVRDGIYIDTSNGNHLEGNVIEDVRYGVHYMFANDNSVIDNITRRTRTGYALMQSRKLIVTGNRSEQDQNYGILLNYITYSTIKDNFVSDVQRGDTGGDSMISGGEGKALFIYNSLFNTIENNHFEKSSLGIHLTAGSEDNRISGNAFVGNQQQVKYVASRTQEWSVDGRGNYWSDYLGWDRNNDGLGDVAYEPNDNVDRLLWLYPQVRLLMNSPSIEVLRWVQRAFPVVKSPGVQDSHPLMKLPTEKLLTEKQEPTS, encoded by the coding sequence GTGTTCAAAGCTCAGGCTATTTTCTCGCGGTACTCGGCGGCAGTTTCGCTGCTGCTCTTATTCAGCGGTGTGGCCCAGGCGGCACCGCAACCAATCACAACCCTTCCGCTGCAGCCCGACGGTGAAAACCGCTGGCGCTTGCCTGCCGGTGAATATCAGGGGCAGTTCACCATCGAGCAGCCCATGCAGCTGCGTTGCGAGCCGGGTGCAATCATCCAGTCGCAACGGCAGGGCAGCAGCCTGCTGATCAGCGCGCCCGACGTGCTCGTCGATGGTTGCACGCTGCGCGAGTGGGGTGCTGACCTCACCGCCATGGATTCTGCGGTGTTCATCCTGCCTGCCGCCGAACGCGCGCAGATCAGCAACAACCGGATGCGTGGTCCCGGGTTTGGCGTATTCGTCGACGGCACCAGCGACGTGCAGGTGCTCGGCAACCAGATCGACGGTGACGCGAGTGTTCGCTCGCAGGACCGCGGCAACGGCATCCACCTGTTTGCGGTGAAGGGGGCGCGGATCGTCGGCAATCAGGTGCGCGACGTGCGCGACGGTATCTATATCGATACCTCCAACGGCAATCATCTGGAAGGCAACGTCATCGAGGATGTCCGCTACGGCGTGCATTACATGTTCGCCAACGACAACAGCGTGATCGACAACATCACCCGGCGTACCCGTACCGGTTATGCGCTGATGCAGAGTCGCAAGCTGATCGTCACCGGCAACCGCTCCGAGCAGGATCAGAACTACGGCATCCTGCTGAACTACATCACCTACTCGACGATAAAGGACAACTTCGTCAGTGACGTGCAGCGCGGCGATACCGGCGGCGACAGCATGATCAGCGGTGGCGAGGGCAAGGCGCTGTTCATCTACAACTCGCTGTTCAATACCATCGAGAACAATCACTTCGAAAAGAGCTCGCTGGGTATTCACCTGACTGCGGGTTCGGAAGACAACCGTATTTCCGGCAATGCCTTCGTCGGCAATCAGCAGCAGGTCAAGTATGTGGCCAGCCGCACCCAGGAGTGGTCGGTAGACGGCCGCGGCAACTACTGGAGCGACTACCTCGGCTGGGACCGCAACAACGACGGCCTCGGCGATGTCGCCTACGAACCCAACGACAACGTCGACCGCCTGCTCTGGCTCTACCCGCAGGTGCGCCTGCTGATGAACAGCCCGAGCATCGAGGTGCTGCGCTGGGTGCAGCGGGCCTTCCCGGTGGTCAAGTCGCCGGGTGTGCAGGACAGCCATCCGCTGATGAAGCTGCCCACTGAAAAACTCCTTACCGAAAAGCAGGAACCAACGTCATGA
- a CDS encoding ABC transporter ATP-binding protein, translating into MNAVEIQGVSQRYGSMTVLHDLNLNLGEGEVLGLFGHNGAGKTTSMKLILGLLAPSEGQVKVLGRAPNDPQVRRQLGYLPENVTFYPQLSGRETLRHFARLKGAALTQVDELLEQVGLAHAADRRVKTYSKGMRQRLGLAQALLGEPKLLLLDEPTVGLDPIATQDLYQLIDRLRQRGTSIILCSHVLPGVEAHINRAAILAKGRLQAVGSLSQLRAEAGLPVRIRASGVSERDSWLQRWTDAGHSARGLSESSLEVVAVNGHKLVLLRQLLGESEPEDIEIHQPSLEDLYRYYMERAGDVRAQEGRP; encoded by the coding sequence ATGAACGCCGTCGAGATCCAAGGCGTAAGCCAGCGTTACGGCAGCATGACCGTGCTGCACGATCTGAACCTGAACCTCGGTGAAGGTGAGGTGCTGGGGCTGTTCGGCCATAACGGCGCGGGCAAGACCACCAGCATGAAGCTGATTCTCGGCCTGCTCGCGCCAAGCGAAGGTCAGGTGAAAGTGCTCGGCCGCGCGCCGAACGATCCGCAGGTGCGCCGCCAGCTCGGCTACCTGCCGGAGAACGTCACCTTCTATCCGCAGTTGAGCGGCCGCGAGACCCTGCGCCACTTCGCCCGCCTCAAGGGCGCGGCACTGACCCAGGTAGACGAGTTGCTCGAACAGGTCGGCCTGGCCCATGCCGCCGATCGCCGGGTGAAGACCTATTCCAAGGGCATGCGCCAGCGCCTCGGCCTGGCGCAGGCGCTGCTCGGCGAACCGAAGCTGCTGCTGCTCGACGAGCCGACCGTGGGCCTTGACCCGATCGCCACGCAGGACCTCTACCAGCTGATCGACCGCCTGCGTCAGCGTGGCACCAGCATCATCCTCTGCTCCCATGTGCTGCCGGGCGTCGAGGCGCACATCAACCGCGCGGCGATCCTCGCCAAGGGCCGCCTGCAGGCAGTCGGCAGTCTGTCGCAACTGCGTGCCGAGGCCGGTTTGCCGGTGCGCATCCGCGCCAGTGGCGTCAGCGAGCGGGACAGCTGGCTGCAGCGCTGGACCGACGCCGGGCACAGTGCCCGCGGCCTCAGCGAGTCGAGCCTGGAGGTGGTGGCAGTCAACGGCCACAAGCTGGTGCTGCTGCGGCAGTTGCTCGGTGAAAGCGAGCCGGAGGACATCGAAATCCACCAGCCATCGCTGGAAGACCTCTATCGCTATTACATGGAGCGCGCCGGCGACGTGCGCGCGCAGGAGGGTCGCCCATGA
- a CDS encoding ABC transporter permease, with protein MNQVWNIARKELSDGLRNRWLLAISLLFAVLAVGIAWLGAAASGQLGFTSIPATIASLASLATFLMPLIALLLAYDAIVGEDEGGTLMLLLTYPLGRGQILLGKFVGHGLILALAVLIGFGCAALAIALLVDGVELGLLLWAFGRFMISSTLLGWVFLAFAYVLSGKVNEKSSAAGLALGVWFLFVLVFDLVLLALLVLSEGKFNPELLPWLLLLNPTDIYRLINLSGFEGSGSAMGVLSLGADLPVPASVLWLCLLAWIGASLLLAYGIFRRRLT; from the coding sequence ATGAACCAGGTCTGGAACATTGCCCGCAAGGAACTCAGCGACGGCCTGCGCAACCGCTGGCTGCTCGCCATCAGCCTGCTCTTCGCCGTGCTCGCGGTGGGCATCGCCTGGCTCGGCGCCGCGGCCTCCGGCCAGCTCGGCTTCACCTCGATTCCGGCGACCATCGCCAGCCTGGCGAGCCTGGCCACCTTTCTGATGCCGCTGATCGCGCTGCTACTGGCCTATGACGCCATCGTCGGCGAGGACGAGGGCGGCACGCTGATGCTGCTGCTGACCTACCCGCTGGGACGCGGGCAGATCCTGCTCGGCAAGTTCGTCGGCCACGGGCTGATTCTTGCCCTGGCGGTGCTGATCGGCTTCGGCTGTGCGGCGCTGGCCATCGCTCTGCTGGTCGATGGCGTCGAGCTGGGCCTGCTGCTCTGGGCCTTTGGCCGCTTCATGATCTCCTCGACACTGCTCGGCTGGGTGTTCCTCGCCTTTGCCTACGTGCTCAGTGGCAAGGTCAATGAAAAATCCAGCGCCGCCGGACTGGCGCTCGGCGTGTGGTTTCTCTTCGTGCTGGTGTTCGACCTGGTGCTGCTGGCACTGCTGGTGCTCAGTGAAGGCAAGTTCAACCCGGAACTGCTGCCCTGGCTGCTGTTGCTCAACCCCACCGACATCTACCGGCTGATCAACCTGTCCGGCTTCGAGGGCAGCGGCAGCGCCATGGGTGTGCTGTCGCTGGGTGCCGATCTGCCGGTGCCGGCTTCGGTGCTCTGGCTATGCCTGCTGGCCTGGATCGGGGCTTCGCTGCTGCTGGCCTACGGCATCTTCCGCCGTCGTCTGACCTGA
- a CDS encoding nitrous oxide reductase accessory protein NosL: MNALHRIGAGTLFALALAFTLAGCGEKEEVQQSLEPVAFHDSDECHVCGMIITDFPGPKGQAVEKGGVRKFCSTAEMLGWWLQPENRLLNAKLYVHDMGRSVWEHPDDGHLIDATSAYYVVGTSLKGAMGASLATFAEEQAALRLAEEHGGRVLRFDQIDQALLQEAASMQHGGMHGHMPSDSHNAHSGH, translated from the coding sequence ATGAACGCACTGCATCGCATCGGCGCCGGAACGCTCTTCGCCCTGGCGCTGGCCTTCACGCTGGCCGGCTGTGGGGAAAAGGAGGAGGTCCAGCAGTCGCTCGAGCCGGTGGCCTTCCATGACAGCGATGAATGCCACGTCTGTGGCATGATCATCACCGATTTCCCTGGCCCCAAGGGGCAGGCGGTAGAGAAGGGTGGGGTGAGGAAGTTCTGCTCGACGGCAGAAATGCTCGGCTGGTGGCTGCAGCCGGAGAACCGTCTGCTCAATGCCAAGCTGTACGTGCATGACATGGGGCGCAGCGTCTGGGAGCACCCGGACGATGGTCATCTGATCGACGCAACCAGCGCCTACTATGTGGTCGGCACTTCGCTCAAGGGCGCCATGGGCGCTTCCCTGGCGACCTTCGCTGAGGAGCAGGCTGCCCTGCGTCTGGCTGAGGAACACGGCGGCCGCGTATTGCGCTTCGATCAGATCGATCAGGCGCTGCTGCAGGAAGCCGCGAGCATGCAGCATGGTGGCATGCACGGGCACATGCCCAGCGATTCACACAACGCACACAGCGGTCACTGA
- the tatA gene encoding twin-arginine translocase TatA/TatE family subunit produces MMGISVWQLLIILLIVVMLFGTKRLRGLGSDLGGAISGFRKSVSDGETTAQAETVKQELK; encoded by the coding sequence ATGATGGGTATCAGCGTCTGGCAACTTCTGATCATTCTCCTGATCGTGGTCATGCTGTTCGGCACCAAGCGCCTGCGTGGCCTGGGTTCCGACCTGGGCGGCGCGATTAGCGGTTTCCGCAAGTCGGTCAGTGACGGCGAAACCACTGCCCAGGCCGAAACGGTCAAGCAGGAATTGAAGTAA
- a CDS encoding NnrS family protein has protein sequence MQVIDRRKALSIPPIWRLAFRPFFLAGAVYALLAIPLWVATWTGHWPGFQPTGGWLAWHRHEMLFGFAMAIVAGFLLTAVQTWTGQTAPSGKRLMGLALVWLAARLGWLFGLPAEWLAPLDLLFLLALAWMMARMLWAVRQKRNYPIVVVLSLMFGADVLTLTGLLQGNDALQRQGVLAGLWLVAALMALIGGRVIPFFTQRGLGKVEAVKPWVWLDIALLVGTGVIALLHAFGVAMRPQPLLGLLFVAIGVGHLLRLARWYDKGIWKVGLLWSLHMAMLWLVVAAFGLALWHFGLLAQSSPSLHALSVGSMSGLILAMIARVTLGHTGRPLQLPAGIVGAFVLFNLGTAARVFLSVVWPVGGLWLAATCWGLAFALYVWRYAPMLVAARVDGHPG, from the coding sequence GTGCAAGTAATCGATCGGCGAAAAGCCCTGAGTATTCCGCCCATCTGGCGACTCGCATTTCGCCCGTTCTTTCTCGCCGGCGCGGTTTACGCGCTGTTGGCGATCCCGCTCTGGGTAGCGACCTGGACCGGTCACTGGCCGGGCTTTCAGCCCACAGGTGGCTGGTTGGCCTGGCATCGTCACGAGATGCTGTTCGGTTTCGCCATGGCCATCGTCGCCGGCTTTCTGCTCACCGCGGTACAGACCTGGACCGGCCAGACGGCGCCCTCCGGGAAACGACTGATGGGCTTGGCGCTGGTATGGCTGGCGGCCCGCCTGGGCTGGCTGTTCGGCCTGCCCGCCGAGTGGCTGGCGCCATTGGACCTGCTGTTCCTGCTGGCGCTGGCGTGGATGATGGCGCGGATGCTCTGGGCGGTGCGGCAGAAGCGTAACTACCCGATCGTGGTGGTGCTGTCGCTGATGTTCGGTGCTGATGTGCTGACGTTGACCGGCTTGCTGCAAGGTAACGATGCGCTGCAGCGCCAGGGCGTACTGGCCGGCTTGTGGCTGGTCGCGGCGCTGATGGCCCTGATCGGCGGCCGGGTGATTCCATTCTTCACCCAGCGCGGGCTGGGCAAGGTCGAGGCGGTCAAGCCTTGGGTCTGGCTGGATATCGCCTTGTTGGTGGGCACTGGGGTGATCGCCTTGTTGCATGCCTTCGGTGTCGCCATGCGTCCACAGCCGCTGCTGGGTCTGCTGTTCGTCGCTATCGGCGTCGGCCACCTGCTGCGCCTGGCGCGCTGGTACGACAAGGGCATCTGGAAGGTCGGCCTGCTCTGGTCGCTGCATATGGCGATGCTCTGGCTGGTGGTCGCTGCGTTCGGCCTGGCGCTCTGGCATTTCGGTTTGCTGGCGCAGTCCAGCCCATCACTGCATGCGCTGAGCGTGGGCTCCATGAGTGGGCTGATCCTGGCGATGATTGCCCGAGTCACCCTCGGCCATACCGGTCGGCCACTGCAACTGCCCGCGGGAATCGTCGGGGCGTTCGTGCTGTTCAATCTCGGTACGGCGGCGCGGGTTTTTCTCTCCGTCGTCTGGCCGGTTGGCGGCCTGTGGCTTGCAGCAACCTGCTGGGGTCTGGCCTTTGCACTCTATGTCTGGCGCTATGCGCCGATGCTGGTCGCCGCACGTGTAGACGGTCATCCGGGCTGA
- a CDS encoding SDR family NAD(P)-dependent oxidoreductase: MKSEFQDRLAVVTGASSGIGLALCSALLQRGARVLAMSRSIGGLEPLLETHAEQLQWLRGDVTSAEDLAQLARRAAQLGPVHYLVPNAGIAELADGLDMAAFDRQWAVNGAGALNTFAALRNELAKPASVVFVGTFLIRSTFPGLAAYIASKAALAAQARTLAVEFAPLDVRINMVSPGPTATAIWGSLGLSDDQLESVAEGVTKRLLPGHFLESAAVANVILFQLSQGARGVFGQDWVVDNGYTIS, encoded by the coding sequence ATGAAAAGCGAGTTTCAGGATCGTCTGGCTGTTGTCACCGGAGCCAGCTCCGGGATCGGTCTGGCATTGTGTTCGGCGCTGCTGCAGCGTGGCGCGCGGGTGCTGGCAATGTCGCGCAGCATCGGCGGGCTCGAGCCGCTGCTGGAAACCCATGCCGAGCAGCTGCAGTGGCTGCGTGGCGACGTCACTTCGGCTGAAGACCTGGCCCAGCTGGCTCGGCGCGCCGCACAGCTGGGGCCGGTGCACTACCTGGTGCCCAATGCCGGTATCGCCGAACTGGCCGACGGGCTGGATATGGCGGCATTCGATCGGCAGTGGGCGGTCAATGGCGCCGGCGCGCTGAATACTTTCGCCGCGCTGCGCAACGAGCTGGCCAAGCCGGCCTCGGTGGTATTCGTTGGGACCTTCCTGATCCGCTCGACCTTCCCCGGCCTGGCTGCCTATATCGCGAGCAAGGCCGCACTGGCGGCGCAGGCGCGCACGTTGGCGGTGGAGTTCGCGCCGCTGGACGTGCGTATCAACATGGTCTCGCCGGGTCCTACCGCCACGGCCATCTGGGGTTCGTTGGGGCTGAGCGATGACCAGCTCGAGAGCGTTGCCGAAGGCGTGACAAAACGACTGTTGCCTGGACACTTTCTCGAGTCCGCAGCCGTGGCCAACGTCATCCTGTTCCAGCTTTCGCAGGGTGCGCGCGGCGTGTTTGGCCAGGATTGGGTGGTGGACAACGGCTATACCATCAGCTGA